AGGCTATGCAGCAAGAGGGGGGCCACGTCGAGGATGTTGAGCAGCTCGGTTTTGACCCCGCTGTGCAGCCCCATTCCCTTCCCCAACAATACGCCATGCGGATGGTGCGTGCCGAAGGGGGCGGAGCGGGGCCGGACCACCACGCTCGAATTCAGCACGGAAACAAAGCCGAAATCGCGCAGCTCGACAGTCAGATCGGGAAACTTTTCCATCCGGGGACCGGCAAAGATCTCCTCGCGCGTGCGGACGTGCGTCACGACCTGCCCGCCGTCGGGACCGCGCAGCTCGAGCAATCGGCGGATCAACTCTCGGCGGAAGGGGTCGTACTCGCCGGGGGGTGTCTGAATCCAGATGCCGTTGGCGCTCGGCGTGAAGGCGAACGCCTGGCTGCGTTCCAGGTCGATCGCGTTGACGTCGTTCTCCGGCTTGAGCGTGGCGCAAGCTTCCTCTTGATCCTCCTGCTGCTGCCCTTTCCAGACCAGCCAGCCTTGCTCAGCGAGCCAGCGGTTGATGTAGAGGATCTCGTGGCTGGCGGTGAAGCCGTGATCGGAGACGACGAAGACCCGGCCCCAGGGACCGACCAGGTCGAGCGTGCGGCCGAGGAACGCATCGATCTGCGCGAAGTACTCGTGGCATAGCCCGATCACCTCGGACTCCCACGCGGTGGGCTTTTTCGGCGCGAAGGCCGGGTCGAGATAGCGATAGGCCAGATGCTGCAGCTTGTCGACGCCGTCGAAGACGATCGCTGAGAGATCGCTCGGCTCGTGCTGCATCAGGTGCGCGAGAATGCCGAACCAGGCGCGATCGCGCGCGATGTGGTGGCGCAACCAGTCGGCCCAGAGTTCCGGGGCCATCTCTTGCAGCACCTGGCGCTCGATCTCGAGGTCGAGTCCGAGGACCTTGGCGTCGAGCCCCTCGACTCCTTCCAACCGCGCGAAGAGATCGCGGGGAAAGCTGGAACGGCGCAGGTGCCGCCCCGACGTGAAGCCGGGAATCGAGTGGCCGCGAATCTCTTGCGCGGGCGCCGTGCCATAGTAATTGAGCACCGTGACTCGGCGTCCCTGCCGCGAGACGTAGTGCCAGAGGGTCTCGGCATGATTGTCGCGCGAGTCGTTGATGTGGCCGTAATTGCCTTGCGCTCCCCAACGGAACTGCGCCCAGTCGGCAATGCCGTGATGTCCGGGGCTGCGCCCCGTGGCCAGCGTGGTCCAGGCCTGGGGCGTGAGGGGCAGGGGAGAGGACTGCAGCGGAGCGCGAACGCCTGCGGCGTAGATTCGTCCGAGGTTCGGCATCACGCCGCGCGCGAC
This genomic stretch from Pirellulales bacterium harbors:
- a CDS encoding alkaline phosphatase family protein translates to MKTVLFGLDGATYTILDELVARGVMPNLGRIYAAGVRAPLQSSPLPLTPQAWTTLATGRSPGHHGIADWAQFRWGAQGNYGHINDSRDNHAETLWHYVSRQGRRVTVLNYYGTAPAQEIRGHSIPGFTSGRHLRRSSFPRDLFARLEGVEGLDAKVLGLDLEIERQVLQEMAPELWADWLRHHIARDRAWFGILAHLMQHEPSDLSAIVFDGVDKLQHLAYRYLDPAFAPKKPTAWESEVIGLCHEYFAQIDAFLGRTLDLVGPWGRVFVVSDHGFTASHEILYINRWLAEQGWLVWKGQQQEDQEEACATLKPENDVNAIDLERSQAFAFTPSANGIWIQTPPGEYDPFRRELIRRLLELRGPDGGQVVTHVRTREEIFAGPRMEKFPDLTVELRDFGFVSVLNSSVVVRPRSAPFGTHHPHGVLLGKGMGLHSGVKTELLNILDVAPLLLHSLGLEIPAEYDGHVPTEFYDPGYLASDPPRLAPPVADQSTNPADQGSEEEAPAEEEMDAEDEAILMERLKSLGYIE